The following coding sequences are from one Danio rerio strain Tuebingen ecotype United States chromosome 21, GRCz12tu, whole genome shotgun sequence window:
- the si:busm1-sl7.2 gene encoding serine protease HTRA2, mitochondrial — protein sequence MGNLFSLKNTITSGIVSSAQRGSKELGLSNSNMDYIQTDATIDFINSGEPLINLDGEVIGINTMKVTAGISFAIPSDRVRLFLDRSADKQKSWFGESGWKRRYIGVMMLTLTPSIIEELRMRDPSFPDVSHGVLIHRVIVGSPANRAGMKPGDVIIEINGVKVNMSEEIYNAVRTSESLNVVVRRGADLLMLHMTPESTE from the exons ATGGGGAACCTCTTTTCTCTTAAAAACACCATCACATCTGGAATCGTCAGCTCTGCTCAAAGAGGCAGTAAAGAACTGGGTCTCTCCAACTCCAACATGGACTACATCCAGACGGACGCTACCATAGAT TTTATAAATTCAGGAGAGCCTCTCATAAACCTG GATGGTGAGGTCATCGGCATTAATACCATGAAAGTGACAGCAGGGATTTCCTTCGCTATTCCCTCAGACAGAGTCCGACTCTTCCTTGACCGATCTGCAGACAAACAGA AGTCTTGGTTTGGAGAATCGGGATGGAAAAGGCGTTACATTGGAGTGATGATGTTGACTTTGACCCCCAG TATAATCGAAGAGCTAAGGATGCGAGACCCGTCCTTCCCTGATGTTTCTCATGGAGTTCTCATCCACCGTGTGATTGTAGGATCTCCAGCCAACAG agCCGGAATGAAGCCAGGAGATGTTATTATTGAGATCAATGGGGTAAAGGTGAACATGTCGGAGGAGATATATAATGCTGTGAGGACCAGCGAAAGCTTAAATGTGGTGGTCCGCCGGGGGGCCGACCTGCTCATGCTGCACATGACCCCAGAGTCCACAGAGTGA
- the pimr150 gene encoding serine/threonine-protein kinase pim-2-like, with protein MSSSSVLSAIQQYSDKMAFSKLINRLKKAFGVKCANEQPCEPLEPTGSTTENHRHLMTDDPAVAAGKQAGRQKKRKLKLSPIFFACVSRRRATVVDQLCVQEIHKLHAEPISSSKFFCTAVSNLELEVLQPPALDDPADEDLDFKPEVNSFDSAVVIENDSAELHFPADNESSLSEDSLEQELDSPPSSPSDEDNELPVSQQLITDDICDSALDENSNPLPDQVSQEDSAVKSTADDGTCLDNNDISCRYKLGKQLGEGGFGSVYEGIRIQDGLQVAVKFVQKTPNMQDVSSSCDQPLPLEITLANMASGGSRCANIIKLLDWQVFENHYVMVMERPSPSMDLEAFLEVSGGVLSEKTAHTIMRQAVYAANVCCYRGVFHRDIKLQNLLVNPDTLEVKLIDFGCGDFMMESAYSIFSGTEAYIPPEFYEKGCYRAKPATVYSLGVLLFTMLHGEFPSAYDLYYLQHDWSKFTLSQECCDMMRACLHENPECRIPLEEMPYHDWSMLEF; from the exons ATGtctagtagttcagtactttctgcgATTCAACAGTACAGTGATAAAATGGCATTTTCAAAACTGATTAACCGTCTGAAGAAAGCGTTTGGTGTTAAGTGTGCGAACGAACAACCGTGTGAGCCACTCGAACCCACCGGCAGCACGACAGAGAATCACCGTCATCTGATGACCGATGACCCGGCCGTCGCTGCAGGAAAACAGGCAGGGAGACAGAAAAAGAGGAAACTCAAATTGTCTCCCATCTTCTTCGCCTGTGTTTCCAGAAGAAGAGCTACTGTTGTTG ATCAGCTATGTGTGCAGGAGATCCACAAACTTCACGCAGAGCCCATCAGTAGCTCTAAATTCTTCTGCACTGCTGTGAGCAACCTGGAGCTGGAAGTTCTCCAACCTCCAGCTCTTGATGATCCAGCAGACGAAGACTTGGACTTTAAACCTGAAGTGAACAGCTTTGACTCTGCAGTGGTCATTGAGAACGACTCTGCAGAGCTTCACTTCCCAGCAGACAATGAATCCTCCCTCAGCGAGGACAGCCTGGAGCAAGAGCTTGATAGTCCTCCAAGTTCACCATCCGATGAGGACAATGAACTTCCAGTGAGCCAGCAGCTCATAACAGATGACATCTGTGACTCTGCCCTGGATGAAAACTCGAACCCTTTACCGGATCAGGTCTCACAAGAGGACTCTGCTGTGAAGTCTACAGCAGATGatgggacctgcttggacaata ATGACATCAGCTGCCGCTACAAACTCGGAAAGCAGCTTGGTGAAGGAGGTTTCGGCTCCGTGTATGAGGGGATTCGCATACAGGATGGTCTGCAG GTGGCAGTTAAATTTGTCCAGAAGACCCCAAATATGCAAGATGTCAGCTCT tcatgtgaccaGCCACTTCCTCTAGAGATCACCTTGGCAAACATGGCCAGCGGTGGCTCCAGGTGTGCGAACATTATTAAGCTCCTGGACTGGCAGGTCTTTGAAAACCATTATGTCATGGTGATGGAGCGGCCTAGTCCAAGCATGGACCTGGAGGCATTCCTTGAAGTCAGCGGTGGAGTCCTCAGTGAGAAAACAGCACATACCATCATGAGGCAAGCTGTTTATGCGGCCAACGTGTGCTGTTACCGCGGGGTGTTCCACCGGGACATTAAGCTTCAAAACCTGCTGGTGAACCCCGACACACTGGAAGTCAAGCTGATCGACTTCGGGTGTGGAGACTTCATGATGGAATCAGCCTACAGTATCTTCTCTG GCACAGAAGCGTACATCCCGCCAGAGTTTTATGAAAAAGGATGCTACCGGGCCAAACCAGCGACGGTCTATTCTCTTGGGGTTCTTCTGTTCACAATGCTCCATGGAGAATTCCCATCAGCGTATGACCTGTACTACCTCCAACATGACTggtccaaatttaccctctctcaAG AATGCTGTGATATGATGAGGGCTTGTCTGCATGAGAATCCAGAGTGCAGAATTCCTCTAGAAGAGATGCCTTACCACGACTGGTCCATGCTGGAGTTCTGA